In one window of Photorhabdus laumondii subsp. laumondii DNA:
- a CDS encoding DUF4054 domain-containing protein produces MGFVVVFDVVKFRTRYPEFSSISDVLLDTYFIEATLYLNNTAQSPVSDLEQRILLLNMLVAHIAELNRLSVSGTAANPLVGRVSSASEGSVSVSADMGVVSERAAWFLQTKYGAMYWQATAQYRIMRYVPGSSPSHYPSYYYPRTQWRR; encoded by the coding sequence ATGGGCTTTGTTGTCGTTTTTGATGTCGTGAAATTTCGCACTCGTTACCCGGAGTTTTCTTCTATCAGTGATGTCCTGCTGGATACCTATTTTATTGAAGCAACACTCTATCTTAACAATACGGCCCAAAGCCCAGTTAGTGATCTTGAACAACGAATACTGTTGTTGAATATGCTTGTTGCTCATATTGCCGAACTTAATCGTTTATCTGTTAGCGGAACAGCGGCCAATCCGCTCGTGGGGCGGGTTAGCAGCGCAAGTGAGGGATCTGTTTCCGTTTCGGCTGATATGGGCGTTGTGAGTGAACGTGCTGCTTGGTTCTTGCAGACAAAATACGGGGCTATGTACTGGCAGGCAACAGCGCAATATAGAATTATGCGTTACGTCCCCGGCAGCTCTCCCTCTCACTATCCGTCATATTACTATCCACGGACTCAATGGAGGCGCTAA
- a CDS encoding major capsid family protein, whose product MKRHTDFQYIEGEYGIVVPQAVDYLNPQYARNYTLAMDAQPAMVTVSNAGVPAYLTNYLDPELVRVLVTPMRAAEIIGENKKGDWTTLTTQFPVEESTGEVSSYGDHSNNGMSDANVNWVERQSYHFQTFTVWGERELDMYGTARINRAAQLNTASALTLNKFMNKSYFYGIAGLKNYGLLNDPGLSAPVVPAANGKSNGTTWETKDGQAIYDDISQRLFKQLTKQTEGLVERTEPLKLCMSPTAEVNLTKTNQYNVNVTDQLKKNFPNLTIETAVEYSTEAGELVQLIADTLDGEKTAYASFTEKMRAHAVVVSSSSFKQKKSAGTWGAIIRYPHAIAQMLGV is encoded by the coding sequence ATGAAACGACACACAGATTTTCAATATATTGAAGGGGAATACGGCATTGTAGTACCACAGGCCGTCGATTACTTAAATCCCCAATATGCTCGTAACTATACGTTAGCTATGGATGCACAGCCAGCTATGGTGACTGTGAGTAATGCCGGTGTTCCTGCGTATCTGACTAACTATCTCGATCCTGAGCTGGTTCGTGTGTTGGTCACGCCGATGAGAGCGGCTGAAATTATCGGTGAAAATAAAAAAGGTGACTGGACAACGCTGACAACCCAGTTCCCGGTTGAAGAATCAACGGGTGAAGTGAGCTCATACGGTGATCACAGCAATAACGGCATGTCAGATGCTAACGTGAATTGGGTGGAACGCCAGAGCTATCATTTCCAAACATTTACTGTCTGGGGGGAGCGTGAGCTGGATATGTACGGTACGGCCCGTATCAATCGAGCAGCGCAACTTAACACCGCAAGCGCATTAACCCTAAACAAGTTTATGAACAAGTCTTATTTCTATGGTATTGCGGGGCTTAAAAACTATGGACTGTTGAATGATCCGGGGTTAAGCGCACCGGTGGTACCGGCTGCAAACGGAAAATCCAATGGTACAACGTGGGAAACCAAAGACGGGCAGGCAATTTATGACGATATTTCCCAACGCCTATTTAAGCAGCTTACAAAACAAACAGAAGGGTTGGTGGAACGAACAGAGCCATTGAAACTTTGCATGTCGCCAACAGCGGAAGTTAATCTGACAAAAACTAACCAGTACAACGTTAATGTTACCGATCAATTGAAAAAGAATTTTCCGAATCTGACGATTGAAACGGCGGTTGAATACAGTACGGAAGCGGGGGAACTGGTTCAATTGATTGCTGATACGCTTGATGGTGAAAAAACGGCTTATGCCTCATTTACTGAAAAAATGCGGGCACACGCGGTTGTTGTGAGCTCATCCAGTTTTAAACAAAAGAAATCAGCCGGTACGTGGGGTGCGATTATTCGTTATCCACACGCTATTGCACAAATGTTGGGGGTTTAA
- a CDS encoding structural cement protein Gp24, producing the protein MGFPNKINHYPAPGIEGAFASTNPSATLLARDGTLIAGNDGVTVGRFAWVIDGVVSNKGAGAPSGFVGRDGQASITLWLGEASMLIQPGREVTLFTAGDFTVRTSTPAKVGDKIYASLKTGEVQAAAAGKTITDFIETKFVAGTAAGESELVKMGTWS; encoded by the coding sequence ATGGGTTTTCCGAACAAAATTAATCACTATCCAGCCCCCGGCATTGAGGGAGCATTTGCCAGTACTAACCCTAGCGCCACTTTGTTAGCAAGGGACGGCACGCTGATTGCGGGTAACGATGGAGTAACTGTTGGGCGTTTTGCCTGGGTGATTGATGGTGTTGTTTCGAACAAGGGGGCGGGTGCACCGTCTGGTTTTGTGGGGCGTGACGGACAAGCGTCTATCACTCTTTGGTTGGGAGAAGCATCCATGCTGATCCAACCCGGACGTGAAGTCACTTTATTTACTGCGGGTGATTTTACGGTACGAACAAGCACTCCCGCAAAAGTTGGGGATAAGATTTACGCATCCTTAAAAACGGGTGAGGTGCAGGCCGCCGCAGCGGGAAAAACTATCACTGATTTTATCGAAACTAAATTCGTTGCCGGTACTGCTGCTGGTGAGAGTGAATTAGTCAAAATGGGGACCTGGAGCTAA
- a CDS encoding DUF2213 domain-containing protein, protein MNHGLALDRASVRSYDRDGRLHVTESPISKATVSSYYGREIPNWQGLRLDPNRIYKLLRAPDELEKGVATFNNLPLLKKHIPVTAAKPSTELIVGTTGSDSMFDGTYLKNSLAIWDAESIAGIESDEQKELSAAYHYVADMTPGMYDGIHHDGVMRDIVGNHVALVEEGRVGADVVVCDSLPLELKHMKLNKKMVAVAVRAALGAYLQPKLAQDAAPKEIASLLKAGGSAKSIAEAAKNKFGTLLAQDMEIDSAELASIIEAVADDAETQEPAELPAQDDDICAQVLELLAGKLPEEDLAKIRALISGTPAQDDDPDNKPEPKEEDSVSKPAMDAAIRAATRKAEKDTVNRINAIRIAEAEVKPLIGDVVAMDSADEIYKVALDEVGVDTTGVHPSAYRSLVKMQIGIAESAKLKAHLAMDSAAIDSFEKRFPTASKLVRI, encoded by the coding sequence ATGAATCACGGTCTGGCGTTAGATCGGGCTTCTGTACGCTCATACGACAGAGATGGGCGTTTGCATGTTACTGAAAGTCCTATCTCTAAGGCGACGGTATCATCGTATTACGGAAGAGAAATCCCGAACTGGCAAGGGTTAAGGCTTGATCCTAATCGTATCTACAAACTGTTGCGTGCCCCTGATGAATTAGAGAAAGGGGTTGCAACTTTCAATAACCTGCCGTTATTGAAAAAACACATTCCCGTCACGGCGGCCAAACCTTCAACAGAATTGATTGTCGGTACAACGGGATCAGATTCCATGTTCGATGGTACATACCTGAAAAACAGCCTGGCAATTTGGGATGCTGAATCCATAGCGGGTATTGAATCGGATGAACAAAAAGAATTGTCAGCGGCGTATCACTACGTCGCTGATATGACCCCCGGCATGTATGACGGCATTCATCATGATGGCGTTATGCGCGATATCGTCGGGAACCATGTCGCTCTTGTTGAAGAAGGGCGAGTCGGTGCAGATGTTGTTGTCTGCGATTCCCTCCCTCTGGAGTTAAAACACATGAAGTTAAATAAAAAAATGGTGGCTGTCGCTGTACGTGCGGCGCTGGGGGCATACTTGCAGCCGAAATTAGCACAAGATGCTGCACCAAAAGAAATTGCCTCATTACTGAAAGCGGGTGGTAGCGCGAAAAGTATAGCGGAAGCGGCGAAAAACAAATTCGGTACCCTTCTGGCTCAGGATATGGAAATCGACTCAGCGGAGCTTGCCTCAATCATTGAAGCTGTTGCTGATGATGCGGAGACACAGGAGCCTGCGGAGTTACCCGCGCAGGACGATGATATCTGTGCACAAGTACTTGAACTGCTTGCGGGTAAATTGCCAGAGGAAGACTTGGCAAAAATCCGGGCGTTAATTTCAGGCACTCCCGCGCAAGACGATGATCCCGATAATAAACCAGAACCAAAGGAAGAGGATAGCGTCAGTAAGCCCGCAATGGATGCTGCTATTCGTGCAGCTACTCGAAAGGCAGAAAAAGACACAGTGAATCGCATTAATGCTATTCGCATTGCTGAGGCTGAGGTTAAACCCCTCATCGGTGATGTAGTAGCAATGGATTCTGCTGACGAAATTTACAAGGTTGCGCTTGATGAGGTGGGTGTTGATACAACCGGCGTTCATCCGTCCGCTTATCGCTCTTTAGTGAAAATGCAGATCGGCATAGCAGAGTCAGCAAAACTTAAAGCCCACCTAGCAATGGATTCTGCTGCTATAGATTCTTTTGAAAAACGTTTTCCCACCGCATCTAAATTAGTGAGGATTTAA
- a CDS encoding phage minor head protein, whose product MNNSVIYWVSANYKNSGAAMAMDVSPEMLMRSAMRKLTRRWLKQFDALADKLAKKFAALSMDNMDASLNHALDAAHISIPFTMTTEMNNALQTVIGENVGLIKSIPRQYLSQVETLVMQSVARGRDLGTLTKALQERYDITKRRAVLIARDQNNKATFVMQSARQRSMGFKTGIWRHSHAAKKFRQSHLKADGKEFDLSKGLYIDGKWIMPGEEINCGCGWQVVIPKLTN is encoded by the coding sequence ATGAATAACTCGGTGATTTACTGGGTATCCGCCAACTATAAGAACAGCGGTGCAGCAATGGCAATGGATGTTAGCCCGGAGATGTTGATGCGTTCAGCAATGCGAAAATTAACCCGGCGTTGGTTAAAGCAGTTTGATGCTTTAGCTGACAAGCTGGCGAAAAAATTCGCGGCTTTATCAATGGACAACATGGATGCCTCGTTAAATCATGCGTTAGATGCGGCACATATTTCGATACCGTTCACGATGACGACAGAAATGAATAACGCGCTACAGACGGTCATTGGTGAGAATGTTGGGTTGATTAAAAGTATTCCACGGCAATATTTATCCCAAGTTGAAACGCTAGTGATGCAATCAGTAGCAAGGGGGCGTGATCTTGGAACGTTGACAAAAGCCTTGCAAGAGCGTTACGACATTACTAAGCGCCGAGCAGTCCTGATTGCTCGTGACCAGAACAACAAAGCGACTTTTGTTATGCAATCTGCCCGGCAGCGTTCAATGGGTTTTAAAACGGGTATCTGGCGGCACAGTCATGCAGCAAAAAAATTTCGTCAATCACACTTGAAAGCGGATGGTAAAGAGTTCGATTTATCAAAAGGGCTTTATATTGACGGAAAATGGATCATGCCTGGTGAAGAAATCAATTGCGGGTGTGGTTGGCAGGTCGTCATTCCTAAACTAACCAATTAA